Proteins encoded together in one Camelina sativa cultivar DH55 chromosome 9, Cs, whole genome shotgun sequence window:
- the LOC104713755 gene encoding U-box domain-containing protein 4 isoform X1, translating into MVEMEVSVLKALRGSISSFLNLSSSKHIDLDPFDKYYKRVEELLRVLEPIAEAVVNSDDLVFDEKKLVKAFEELTQDVDQSIDLFRSWQAFSSKVYFVLQIESLIPKMRETIVDTFQFLMSSKNHLPDELSPASLEQCLEEIKHLNYEEISSVIDGALRDQRDGVGPSPEILVKIGENTGLRSNQEILIEAVALERQKEMAEQSENNAEVEFLDQLIVIVNRMHERLLLIKQTQTSSVAILADFFCPLSLEVMTDPVIVSSGQTYEKAFIKRWIDLGLKVCPKTRQTLTHTTLIPNYTVKALIANWCETNDVKLPDPNKSTSLNELSPLLSCTDSIPSTNPDVYAHKVSNKSHDWDASSSEIGKPSFSSRAIERESASSPSRPASALGASSPSVSGNGYGLDARRGSLNDFEDRSNDSRELKTDAPGRSSVSSTTRGSVENGQTSENHHNRSPSAASTVSNEDFPRADVNENSEESAHATPYSSDASGEIRSGPLGATTSAAPRRDFSDFSPKFMDRRNRGQFWRRPSERLGSRIVSAPSNETRRELLEVETQVKKLVEELKSTSLDIQRQATAELRLLAKHNMDNRIVIGNSGAIILLVELLYSNDSATQENAVTALLNLSINDNNKSAIADAGAIEPLIHVLQNGSSEAKENSAATLFSLSVIEENKIKIGQSGAIGPLVDLLGNGTPRGKKDAATALFNLSIHQENKATIVQSGAVRYLIDLMDPAAGMVDKAVAVLANLATIPEGRNAIGQEGGIPLLVEVVELGSARGKENAAAALLQLSTNSGRFCNMVLQEGAVPPLVALSQSGTPRAREKAQALLSYFRNQRHGNAGRG; encoded by the exons AT GGTGGAAATGGAAGTATCGGTGTTGAAGGCTCTTCGAGGAAGTATCTCGTCGTTTCTAAATCTGTCATCTTCCAAACATATTGATTTAGACCCATTTGATAAGTACTATAAGAGAGTTGAAGAGTTGTTGAGAGTGTTGGAGCCAATTGCAGAAGCTGTTGTTAACTCTGATGATCTTGTTTTTGATGAGAAGAAACTTGTTAAAGCATTTGAAGAATTGACTCAGGATGTTGATCAGTCCATTGATCTTTTCAGGAGTTGGCAAGCTTTCTCCAgtaaagtctatttt GTTCTCCAAATTGAATCTTTGATACCGAAGATGCGAGAGACTATTGTGGATACTTTCCAGTTTCTGATGTCTTCTAAGAATCATTTACCTGATGAGCTAAGCCCAGCTTCCCTTGAG CAATGTCTAGAGGAGATTAAGCATCTTAATTATGAAGAAATCTCTTCCGTCATTGATGGTGCATTGAGGGATCAGAGAGATGGTGTTGGACCAAGCCCTGAGATCTTGGTGAAAATCGGAGAGAACACTGGTCTGAGATCAAACCAGGAGATTCTGATTGAAGCTGTTGCTCTGGAGAGGCAGAAAGAGATGGCTGAACAGTCTGAGAATAATGCAGAAGTCGAGTTCC TTGACCAACTGATTGTTATTGTAAACCGCATGCACGAGCGTCTTCTTCTCATCAAACAGACTCAGACATCTAGTGTCGCCATTCTTGCTGACTTCTTTTGTCCTCTGTCACTTGAAGTAATGACTGATCCAGTGATTGTGTCATCAGGACAGACATATGAAAAGGCCTTCATCAAGAGATGGATTGATTTAGGTTTAAAAGTGTGTCCCAAGACTCGGCAGACTCTGACTCATACGACTCTAATACCCAATTACACCGTGAAGGCCTTAATTGCTAACTGGTGTGAGACAAACGATGTCAAGCTGCCTGATCCCAATAAATCAACGAGTTTAAACGAGCTTTCTCCTCTTTTATCATGTACAGACTCCATTCCTAGCACGAACCCTGATGTTTATGCTCATAAGGTTAGCAACAAGTCACATGATTGGGATGCTTCTTCAAGTGAAATCGGGAAGCCCTCATTCTCAAGCCGAGCAATTGAAAGAGAAagtgcttcttctccttcacgtCCTGCTTCTGCTTTGGGGGCTTCTTCACCGAGTGTATCTGGAAATGGGTATGGATTGGACGCCAGGAGGGGATCACTAAACGATTTTGAAGATAGATCTAACGATTCTCGAGAATTGAAGACAGATGCACCCGGTAGGTCATCTGTATCTTCAACTACACGAGGCTCAGTGGAAAATGGACAAACATCTGAGAACCACCATAATAGGTCCCCTTCTGCTGCTAGCACTGTTTCCAATGAGGACTTTCCAAGAGCAGATGTGAATGAGAATTCAGAAGAATCAGCTCATGCTACACCTTACAGCAGTGATGCTTCAGGAGAAATTAGATCAGGGCCTCTTggtgcaaccacttcagcagcTCCTCGGCGAGATTTCTCAgatttttcaccaaaatttaTGGACAGACGTAACCGTGGTCAGTTTTGGCGACGTCCATCAGAGAGGCTTGGTTCAAGGATTGTTTCAGCACCTTCGAACGAGACAAGACGTGAACTTCTAGAAGTCGAAACCCAAGTTAAGAAATTGGTGGAGGAGTTAAAAAGCACTTCATTAGATATTCAGAGACAAGCAACGGCAGAACTAAGGTTACTAGCTAAGCACAACATGGATAACCGTATAGTCATAGGGAACTCTGGGGCAATCATCTTATTAGTGGAACTACTTTACTCAAACGACTCAGCTACACAGGAAAACGCTGTTACAGCCCTTCTCAACTTGTCTATtaatgacaacaacaaaagtgCAATTGCTGATGCTGGTGCGATCGAGCCGCTCATCCACGTGCTTCAAAATGGTAGTTCTGAAGCTAAGGAGAATTCAGCAGCAACCCTCTTCAGCCTCTCTGTgatagaagaaaacaagattaagaTCGGTCAGTCGGGTGCAATAGGGCCTCTTGTGGATCTTCTCGGTAATGGTACCCCTCGGGGTAAGAAAGACGCTGCTACTGCATTGTTTAATCTCTCGATACATCAAGAAAACAAGGCGACGATTGTGCAATCTGGTGCTGTAAGATATCTTATAGATCTTATGGACCCAGCAGCTGGGATGGTGGATAAGGCCGTTGCTGTTTTGGCAAATCTAGCTACAATCCCGGAAGGAAGAAACGCGATTGGTCAAGAAGGTGGGATCCCTCTTCTTGTTGAAGTCGTTGAGTTGGGTTCAGCTAGAGGGAAAGAAAACGCTGCAGCAGCTCTTCTTCAGTTATCAACCAATAGTGGCCGGTTCTGCAACATGGTTCTCCAAGAAGGAGCCGTTCCCCCACTTGTTGCTCTCTCACAGTCTGGTACTCCTAGAGCTAGAGAAAAg GCACAGGCATTGCTGAGTTACTTCAGAAACCAACGGCATGGAAACGCCGGGCGTGGctga
- the LOC104713755 gene encoding U-box domain-containing protein 4 isoform X2, producing the protein MVEMEVSVLKALRGSISSFLNLSSSKHIDLDPFDKYYKRVEELLRVLEPIAEAVVNSDDLVFDEKKLVKAFEELTQDVDQSIDLFRSWQAFSSKVYFVLQIESLIPKMRETIVDTFQFLMSSKNHLPDELSPASLEQCLEEIKHLNYEEISSVIDGALRDQRDGVGPSPEILVKIGENTGLRSNQEILIEAVALERQKEMAEQSENNAEVEFLDQLIVIVNRMHERLLLIKQTQTSSVAILADFFCPLSLEVMTDPVIVSSGQTYEKAFIKRWIDLGLKVCPKTRQTLTHTTLIPNYTVKALIANWCETNDVKLPDPNKSTSLNELSPLLSCTDSIPSTNPDVYAHKVSNKSHDWDASSSEIGKPSFSSRAIERESASSPSRPASALGASSPSVSGNGYGLDARRGSLNDFEDRSNDSRELKTDAPGRSSVSSTTRGSVENGQTSENHHNRSPSAASTVSNEDFPRADVNENSEESAHATPYSSDASGEIRSGPLGATTSAAPRRDFSDFSPKFMDRRNRGQFWRRPSERLGSRIVSAPSNETRRELLEVETQVKKLVEELKSTSLDIQRQATAELRLLAKHNMDNRIVIGNSGAIILLVELLYSNDSATQENAVTALLNLSINDNNKSAIADAGAIEPLIHVLQNGSSEAKENSAATLFSLSVIEENKIKIGQSGAIGPLVDLLGNGTPRGKKDAATALFNLSIHQENKATIVQSGAVRYLIDLMDPAAGMVDKAVAVLANLATIPEGRNAIGQEGGIPLLVEVVELGSARGKENAAAALLQLSTNSGRFCNMVLQEGAVPPLVALSQSGTPRAREKAQALLSYFRNQRHGNAGRG; encoded by the exons AT GGTGGAAATGGAAGTATCGGTGTTGAAGGCTCTTCGAGGAAGTATCTCGTCGTTTCTAAATCTGTCATCTTCCAAACATATTGATTTAGACCCATTTGATAAGTACTATAAGAGAGTTGAAGAGTTGTTGAGAGTGTTGGAGCCAATTGCAGAAGCTGTTGTTAACTCTGATGATCTTGTTTTTGATGAGAAGAAACTTGTTAAAGCATTTGAAGAATTGACTCAGGATGTTGATCAGTCCATTGATCTTTTCAGGAGTTGGCAAGCTTTCTCCAgtaaagtctatttt GTTCTCCAAATTGAATCTTTGATACCGAAGATGCGAGAGACTATTGTGGATACTTTCCAGTTTCTGATGTCTTCTAAGAATCATTTACCTGATGAGCTAAGCCCAGCTTCCCTTGAG CAATGTCTAGAGGAGATTAAGCATCTTAATTATGAAGAAATCTCTTCCGTCATTGATGGTGCATTGAGGGATCAGAGAGATGGTGTTGGACCAAGCCCTGAGATCTTGGTGAAAATCGGAGAGAACACTGGTCTGAGATCAAACCAGGAGATTCTGATTGAAGCTGTTGCTCTGGAGAGGCAGAAAGAGATGGCTGAACAGTCTGAGAATAATGCAGAAGTCGAGTTCCTTGACCAACTGATTGTTATTGTAAACCGCATGCACGAGCGTCTTCTTCTCATCAAACAGACTCAGACATCTAGTGTCGCCATTCTTGCTGACTTCTTTTGTCCTCTGTCACTTGAAGTAATGACTGATCCAGTGATTGTGTCATCAGGACAGACATATGAAAAGGCCTTCATCAAGAGATGGATTGATTTAG GTTTAAAAGTGTGTCCCAAGACTCGGCAGACTCTGACTCATACGACTCTAATACCCAATTACACCGTGAAGGCCTTAATTGCTAACTGGTGTGAGACAAACGATGTCAAGCTGCCTGATCCCAATAAATCAACGAGTTTAAACGAGCTTTCTCCTCTTTTATCATGTACAGACTCCATTCCTAGCACGAACCCTGATGTTTATGCTCATAAGGTTAGCAACAAGTCACATGATTGGGATGCTTCTTCAAGTGAAATCGGGAAGCCCTCATTCTCAAGCCGAGCAATTGAAAGAGAAagtgcttcttctccttcacgtCCTGCTTCTGCTTTGGGGGCTTCTTCACCGAGTGTATCTGGAAATGGGTATGGATTGGACGCCAGGAGGGGATCACTAAACGATTTTGAAGATAGATCTAACGATTCTCGAGAATTGAAGACAGATGCACCCGGTAGGTCATCTGTATCTTCAACTACACGAGGCTCAGTGGAAAATGGACAAACATCTGAGAACCACCATAATAGGTCCCCTTCTGCTGCTAGCACTGTTTCCAATGAGGACTTTCCAAGAGCAGATGTGAATGAGAATTCAGAAGAATCAGCTCATGCTACACCTTACAGCAGTGATGCTTCAGGAGAAATTAGATCAGGGCCTCTTggtgcaaccacttcagcagcTCCTCGGCGAGATTTCTCAgatttttcaccaaaatttaTGGACAGACGTAACCGTGGTCAGTTTTGGCGACGTCCATCAGAGAGGCTTGGTTCAAGGATTGTTTCAGCACCTTCGAACGAGACAAGACGTGAACTTCTAGAAGTCGAAACCCAAGTTAAGAAATTGGTGGAGGAGTTAAAAAGCACTTCATTAGATATTCAGAGACAAGCAACGGCAGAACTAAGGTTACTAGCTAAGCACAACATGGATAACCGTATAGTCATAGGGAACTCTGGGGCAATCATCTTATTAGTGGAACTACTTTACTCAAACGACTCAGCTACACAGGAAAACGCTGTTACAGCCCTTCTCAACTTGTCTATtaatgacaacaacaaaagtgCAATTGCTGATGCTGGTGCGATCGAGCCGCTCATCCACGTGCTTCAAAATGGTAGTTCTGAAGCTAAGGAGAATTCAGCAGCAACCCTCTTCAGCCTCTCTGTgatagaagaaaacaagattaagaTCGGTCAGTCGGGTGCAATAGGGCCTCTTGTGGATCTTCTCGGTAATGGTACCCCTCGGGGTAAGAAAGACGCTGCTACTGCATTGTTTAATCTCTCGATACATCAAGAAAACAAGGCGACGATTGTGCAATCTGGTGCTGTAAGATATCTTATAGATCTTATGGACCCAGCAGCTGGGATGGTGGATAAGGCCGTTGCTGTTTTGGCAAATCTAGCTACAATCCCGGAAGGAAGAAACGCGATTGGTCAAGAAGGTGGGATCCCTCTTCTTGTTGAAGTCGTTGAGTTGGGTTCAGCTAGAGGGAAAGAAAACGCTGCAGCAGCTCTTCTTCAGTTATCAACCAATAGTGGCCGGTTCTGCAACATGGTTCTCCAAGAAGGAGCCGTTCCCCCACTTGTTGCTCTCTCACAGTCTGGTACTCCTAGAGCTAGAGAAAAg GCACAGGCATTGCTGAGTTACTTCAGAAACCAACGGCATGGAAACGCCGGGCGTGGctga
- the LOC104715911 gene encoding uncharacterized protein LOC104715911: MNCLSYFLLVIVLCAGLNNADNPPKNLVQLTNALGPENILKIHCVSKDDDLGYHYLRHGRIYSFQFYDSVFKTKFDCDLWQGSPYYKFHANFRAYEGGGFFVHYGKRNLWEVREDGIYFTHGIEKPRLEYKWSSEEII, translated from the coding sequence ATGAActgtttatcttattttttacttGTTATTGTATTGTGTGCAGGATTGAATAATGCGGATAACCCACCGAAAAACTTAGTACAATTGACGAATGCTCTTGGTCCGGAAAACATTCTCAAGATTCATTGTGTATCTAAAGATGACGACCTCGGCTACCATTATTTGAGACATGGAAGAATTTATAGTTTTCAGTTCTATGATAgtgttttcaaaacaaaatttgattgtgATTTATGGCAGGGTAGTCCTTATTACAAGTTTCATGCAAATTTTAGAGCATACGAAGGTGGTGGGTTTTTCGTTCACTATGGTAAAAGAAACCTTTGGGAAGTTAGAGAAGATGGTATTTACTTTACACATGGTATAGAAAAACCTAGATTGGAGTATAAATGGAGCAGTGaagaaattatataa
- the LOC104713758 gene encoding metal transporter Nramp3, which yields MAQLENNEPLLINEEDEEEEETAYEETEKVHIVREEDEDDLEHGVGCGGAPPFSWKKLWLFTGPGFLMSIAFLDPGNLEGDLQSGAVAGYSLLWLLMWATAMGLLVQLLSARLGVATGRHLAELCRDEYPTWARMVLWVMAELALIGSDIQEVIGSAIAIKILSNGVLPLWAGVVITALDCFVFLFLENYGIRKLEAVFAVLIATMAVSFAWMFGQAKPSGSELLIGILVPKLSSRTIQKAVGVVGCIIMPHNVFLHSALVQSREVDKRQKYRVQEALNYYTIESTIALFVSFMINLFVTTVFAKGFYNTDLADSIGLVNAGQYLQDKYGGGVFPILYIWAIGLLAAGQSSTITGTYAGQFIMGGFLNFKMKKWLRALITRSCAIIPTIIVALVFDSSEATLDVLNEWLNVLQSIQIPFALIPLLCLVSKEQIMGSFKIGPLYQTTAWLVAALVILINGYLLLEFFTSEVSGVVYTGLVTMFTASYGAFIFYLIARGITFTPWRFKAESIQ from the exons atggcaCAACTCGAGAACAACGAGCCACTTCTAATCaacgaggaagacgaagaagaagaagagacagcgtacgaagaaacagagaaggtACACATCGTGCGTGAAGAAGACGAGGACGATCTAGAACACGGCGTAGGATGCGGCGGCGCACCACCGTTCTCGTGGAAGAAGCTATGGCTATTCACCGGACCTGGGTTTTTGATGAGCATTGCGTTTTTAGATCCAGGGAACCTAGAAGGAGATCTCCAATCCGGTGCGGTTGCTGGGTACTCTTTGCTTTGGCTACTTATGTGGGCAACAGCGATGGGTCTTTTGGTTCAGCTTTTGTCAGCGAGGCTTGGTGTTGCTACAGGTCGTCACTTAGCTGAGCTTTGTCGTGATGAGTATCCCACTTGGGCTAGGATGGTTTTGTGGGTTATGGCTGAGTTGGCTTTGATTGGATCTGATATCCAAGAAGTTATTGGTAGTGCTATTGCTATTAAGATTCTCAGTAATGGGGTTTTGCCTCTTTGGGCTGGTGTTGTTATCACTGCTCTTGATTG ttttgtcttcttgtttcttgaGAACTATGGAATAAGGAAGCTAGAGGCAGTGTTTGCGGTTTTAATTGCTACAATGGCAGTCTCATTTGCTTGGATGTTTGGTCAAGCTAAGCCAAGTGGCTCTGAGCTACTCATTG GCATATTGGTACCAAAGCTGAGTTCAAGAACGATACAGAAAGCAGTTGGAGTTGTGGGTTGTATTATAATGCCACACAATGTGTTTCTTCACTCAGCTCTTGTACAATCTAGAGAAGTCGACAAGCGACAGAAGTACCGAGTTCAAGAAGCGCTAAACTACTACACAATCGAATCCACGATTGCTCTTTTTGTCTCCTTTATGATCAATCTCTTTGTCACAACGGTTTTTGCTAAAGGGTTTTACAACACTGACCTTGCTGATAGCATTGGTCTTGTTAACGCGGGACAGTATCTTCAAGACAAATATGGAGGTGGGGTGTTCCCTATACTGTACATTTGGGCAATCGGGTTGTTAGCTGCTGGCCAAAGCAGTACCATTACTGGTACCTACGCAGGACAGTTCATCATGGGCGGGTTTCTTAATTTCAAAATGAAGAAGTGGTTGAGAGCTTTGATCACTCGTAGCTGTGCTATCATTCCAACTATTATAGTCGCTCTAGTGTTTGATTCATCAGAAGCTACACTTGATGTTTTAAACGAGTGGCTTAACGTGCTTCAGTCTATTCAAATCCCATTTGCACTCATTCCTTTGCTGTGTTTGGTTTCCAAGGAACAGATCATGGGTAGTTTCAAAATCGGTCCTTTGTACCAG ACAACCGCTTGGCTCGTTGCTGCGCTCGTGATATTGATCAACGGCTATCTTTTGTTGGAGTTCTTCACCTCAGAGGTTAGTGGCGTAGTCTATACCGGTTTGGTGACTATGTTCACAGCTTCGTATGGTGCGTTCATATTTTACCTCATTGCTCGTGGCATCACTTTCACTCCGTGGCGATTCAAAGCAGAGTCTATTCAATGA